A window of Methanolobus sediminis contains these coding sequences:
- a CDS encoding DUF2254 family protein — protein MLSNNLKEKNEYLADYFNKPAWANRILFYASIFLSIASIFLFIIVIFKFLFSDFSILNNIIYTQNNATQLNNMGFFDNERYLLSALVQSLAATIALVITLSLVAVQLAAQSYSARVIDVYKRNPDMWILLCIYIFTIFYGLGLTKIIGLGILGNYMEGAIFVAYFMGFFAFVCLVPYILDTLASLKPLTLIQILAKDVTKKRILDYLIIKGQKSDKDPILPIVDVINSALTRNDEETVRNGILELTETTLDIFKLNYVEKNDSDKILKHLIQHIEKIGMEAAEKENENSSISVISALDDIKRKAIELNLEKTTQITEKSLENMKIKVLQHKLESATKSIIQIYKKEGIEEFESGLKNIAPTSTLVISQICMETIEKKMDIAADVGIGAIKDIGLKAVDFENYLALVWIIAEIDNIGVKAATDKNDFIAKTSVKALRHIVEPVFKNEKWLAFERIVYALNNIILAADNKLETTTEAAIDIFATISRWAIENNYEDRIIIDMLKKLEDMANQSIDEKLESQFMSISIAIQNIGTKAADKARVTIMENIIEILEPIGIKAAEQNQIQPQWMVINVFKEMGIKAAENGLKKEKGKYKDSLIKLSHNVDATDAMQEMFIYTSIEEALEDIENAKVKRRNA, from the coding sequence ATGCTATCAAATAATCTAAAAGAGAAAAATGAGTATTTGGCAGATTACTTCAACAAACCTGCATGGGCAAACAGAATACTGTTTTATGCTAGTATATTTCTTAGCATAGCTTCAATATTTCTATTTATTATTGTCATATTCAAATTCTTATTTTCAGATTTCAGCATCTTAAACAACATTATTTATACACAAAATAATGCCACCCAACTAAACAATATGGGTTTCTTTGACAACGAACGCTATCTCCTCAGCGCCCTCGTCCAGAGTCTCGCAGCCACCATTGCTTTAGTTATCACACTCAGCCTCGTAGCCGTACAGCTAGCAGCCCAATCCTATTCTGCAAGGGTCATTGATGTCTACAAACGGAACCCCGACATGTGGATACTTCTCTGCATCTACATTTTTACAATATTCTACGGACTCGGATTGACTAAAATCATTGGACTTGGCATTTTAGGAAACTACATGGAGGGCGCTATTTTTGTGGCTTATTTCATGGGGTTCTTTGCTTTTGTTTGTCTGGTGCCGTATATATTGGATACATTAGCTTCTCTAAAGCCTTTAACTCTAATTCAAATACTTGCCAAAGATGTTACAAAGAAAAGAATACTGGACTATCTAATAATAAAAGGCCAAAAAAGCGACAAGGATCCAATTCTACCAATTGTAGATGTTATAAATAGTGCACTAACAAGAAATGATGAAGAAACTGTAAGAAATGGAATTTTAGAATTAACAGAGACTACATTAGACATTTTTAAACTCAATTACGTTGAAAAAAATGATTCTGACAAAATTTTGAAACATTTAATTCAACATATAGAAAAGATAGGAATGGAAGCTGCTGAAAAAGAGAATGAAAACTCTTCAATATCAGTAATATCAGCACTTGATGATATTAAAAGAAAAGCAATTGAATTAAATCTTGAAAAAACAACGCAAATAACTGAAAAATCTCTTGAAAATATGAAAATAAAAGTGTTGCAGCACAAACTCGAAAGCGCAACCAAGAGCATAATACAGATATATAAAAAGGAAGGGATTGAAGAATTCGAATCTGGACTTAAAAATATAGCACCTACTTCTACGTTAGTTATTTCACAGATATGCATGGAAACAATTGAAAAAAAAATGGATATTGCAGCAGATGTCGGAATAGGGGCTATCAAAGATATAGGGCTAAAAGCTGTTGATTTTGAAAATTATCTGGCTTTGGTATGGATTATTGCAGAAATTGATAACATAGGGGTAAAAGCAGCAACCGATAAAAACGATTTTATTGCAAAGACATCCGTAAAAGCACTTCGACATATAGTGGAGCCAGTATTTAAAAATGAAAAATGGCTTGCTTTTGAAAGAATTGTTTATGCTCTTAACAATATCATATTAGCTGCAGATAATAAACTTGAAACGACGACAGAAGCAGCCATAGATATATTTGCTACTATAAGCAGATGGGCTATCGAAAATAATTATGAAGATAGAATCATCATCGACATGCTAAAAAAGTTAGAAGATATGGCAAATCAATCAATCGACGAAAAACTTGAATCCCAGTTTATGAGTATTTCAATTGCAATCCAAAATATAGGAACTAAAGCAGCAGACAAAGCACGTGTGACAATAATGGAGAATATCATCGAAATTCTGGAACCCATCGGAATAAAAGCAGCAGAACAAAATCAGATTCAACCACAGTGGATGGTCATAAACGTCTTTAAAGAAATGGGAATTAAAGCGGCTGAAAATGGACTTAAAAAAGAAAAAGGAAAATACAAAGATTCTCTTATAAAACTAAGTCATAATGTCGATGCAACAGATGCTATGCAGGAAATGTTTATCTATACATCAATTGAGGAAGCGCTTGAGGATATTGAAAATGCAAAAGTAAAACGAAGAAATGCTTAA
- a CDS encoding winged helix-turn-helix domain-containing protein/riboflavin kinase yields MYTTTSLKKLALLGAIEKPVKISSTEFMHHVSTSSKTAARVLKQLEDNGYISRQLVAGGQMVHLTEAGVGLLKKEYADYQQIFCKDHLDLELYGEVITGLGEGQYYIAKDGYMSQFRDKLDFKPFPGTLNVRLNDESAQMRDNMDFMEPLIIHGFNDGERSFGGVKCYPIEIEGIKSAVIIPDRTHYPADLLEIIAPLKLREALKLNDGDEVKIVVKNPQKCK; encoded by the coding sequence ATGTACACAACAACGTCCCTGAAGAAACTGGCACTGCTCGGCGCGATCGAAAAACCTGTGAAGATCTCCTCCACTGAGTTCATGCACCATGTATCAACCAGTTCCAAGACTGCTGCAAGGGTGCTCAAACAGCTTGAGGACAACGGTTACATCTCAAGACAACTCGTAGCAGGCGGGCAGATGGTTCATCTCACAGAAGCAGGTGTCGGGCTTCTCAAAAAAGAATATGCCGACTACCAGCAGATATTCTGCAAAGACCACCTTGACCTTGAACTCTACGGAGAGGTCATAACCGGCCTTGGAGAAGGACAGTACTACATTGCAAAGGACGGTTACATGTCCCAGTTCAGGGACAAACTCGATTTCAAACCATTCCCCGGAACACTGAATGTGCGTCTCAACGATGAGAGTGCCCAGATGCGTGATAACATGGACTTCATGGAACCGCTCATAATCCACGGTTTCAATGACGGTGAGCGCAGTTTTGGTGGCGTAAAATGCTATCCTATTGAAATTGAGGGCATAAAAAGTGCAGTCATCATACCGGACAGGACACACTATCCGGCAGACCTCCTTGAGATAATCGCACCATTAAAACTGCGTGAAGCTCTAAAGTTGAATGATGGCGACGAAGTAAAGATAGTGGTGAAAAACCCGCAAAAATGCAAGTAA
- the ribB gene encoding 3,4-dihydroxy-2-butanone-4-phosphate synthase, which produces MVSNTDSIENYSKNIQKAIKALQRGEMILLFDLEGREAETDFTIPANAVTPEDVRWMRKDAGGLICVALDSEASEELGLPFMADIIRDANQCSTALHKIVEKGGDLKYDSRSSFSIWVNHRDTRTGIPDNDRALTINKLGEIVEKTLNGENIHFGNEFRTPGHVATLRAAKGLVHERMGQTELSIALAKIAGITPAMVVCEMLDDETGRALEKTDAKQYGTDNDLVFVEGKEVVEAYDIWLKSQ; this is translated from the coding sequence ATGGTTTCAAATACTGATTCAATTGAAAATTACAGTAAGAATATACAGAAGGCAATCAAGGCTCTCCAGAGAGGAGAAATGATCCTGCTTTTCGATCTTGAGGGCCGCGAGGCTGAAACAGATTTCACAATTCCTGCAAATGCTGTTACACCTGAAGATGTCAGATGGATGCGAAAAGATGCAGGCGGACTTATCTGTGTTGCTCTTGACTCAGAAGCATCAGAGGAACTTGGTCTTCCGTTCATGGCAGACATAATAAGAGACGCCAACCAGTGCAGTACGGCTCTCCACAAGATCGTGGAAAAGGGTGGCGACCTAAAATATGATTCACGTTCATCATTTTCAATCTGGGTAAATCACAGGGACACACGCACCGGAATTCCTGATAATGACAGGGCACTGACAATTAACAAACTCGGTGAGATCGTTGAGAAAACACTCAATGGTGAAAACATCCACTTTGGAAATGAATTCAGGACTCCTGGACATGTTGCAACCCTGCGTGCTGCAAAAGGACTTGTCCATGAACGCATGGGTCAGACAGAACTTTCCATTGCCCTTGCAAAGATTGCTGGAATAACTCCTGCAATGGTTGTCTGCGAGATGCTGGATGATGAGACCGGCAGAGCTCTTGAAAAGACTGATGCGAAGCAGTATGGAACAGACAATGACCTTGTATTTGTAGAAGGCAAAGAAGTTGTCGAGGCTTACGATATCTGGCTGAAGTCTCAGTAA
- a CDS encoding fasciclin domain-containing protein, whose translation MSELKNLIATAKEKGSFPTLMMAAEKLKLVSKYSNEGPFTIFAPVESAFEPIPDDVIDESFDDHDYLLGIINYHIVEGRYTTKDLEGLTELETISGNKLKITVKDGIKVDTANIIEADIECSNGIIHAIDEILIP comes from the coding sequence ATGAGCGAACTGAAGAATCTGATAGCAACAGCAAAAGAAAAGGGTTCTTTTCCAACCCTGATGATGGCGGCAGAGAAACTCAAGCTCGTCAGCAAATACAGCAACGAAGGCCCATTCACTATCTTCGCACCGGTAGAATCAGCTTTTGAGCCAATCCCTGATGATGTCATTGATGAGTCCTTTGATGACCATGACTACCTTCTGGGAATTATCAATTACCACATAGTGGAAGGAAGATACACCACAAAAGACCTTGAAGGACTTACTGAACTGGAAACAATCAGTGGAAACAAACTGAAGATCACCGTCAAAGATGGAATCAAGGTAGATACTGCAAATATAATTGAAGCAGATATTGAGTGCAGCAATGGAATAATCCATGCAATCGATGAAATTCTGATTCCGTAA
- a CDS encoding ABC transporter ATP-binding protein: MFGFLGPNGAGKTTTMRMIQCVSPVTDGRLEVMGMDVSSQQREIKSLMGVVPQENNLDEDFTVYENLLVYSRYFDIPKDEAEKRIEELLDFVHLQEKRDVMTESLSGGMKRRLVLARALINRPGVLILDEPTVGLDPQARHLIWEKLRNLKKQGVTIVLTSHYLDEVEKLCDRLVVMDNGKILVEGSPMGVIEEFIGSDIIEAENNPELLECLRQKEAKYEVIGDIVHIYPDNAMELSEYLLMECSLSKISARPATLEDVFLKLTGRSLRE, translated from the coding sequence ATGTTCGGATTTCTCGGACCCAACGGAGCAGGTAAAACAACCACAATGCGAATGATACAGTGTGTATCTCCGGTAACAGATGGCAGACTCGAAGTTATGGGAATGGATGTTTCCAGCCAGCAGCGCGAGATAAAATCACTTATGGGAGTTGTTCCACAGGAAAATAATCTCGATGAGGACTTCACGGTCTATGAGAATCTACTGGTTTACTCAAGGTACTTTGATATCCCTAAAGATGAGGCTGAAAAAAGAATTGAAGAGCTTCTGGACTTTGTACACCTTCAGGAAAAACGTGATGTGATGACAGAAAGCCTTTCAGGCGGAATGAAGCGCAGGCTCGTACTTGCAAGGGCATTGATAAACCGTCCAGGTGTCCTGATCCTTGACGAGCCGACCGTCGGACTTGACCCGCAGGCAAGGCATCTGATATGGGAAAAGCTAAGGAATCTAAAAAAGCAGGGAGTTACCATAGTTCTCACGTCCCATTATCTTGACGAGGTTGAAAAGCTCTGTGACAGGCTTGTGGTAATGGACAATGGTAAAATACTGGTGGAAGGCAGTCCAATGGGAGTTATCGAGGAGTTCATAGGCTCAGATATCATAGAAGCCGAGAACAACCCTGAACTGCTGGAATGTCTCCGACAGAAAGAAGCAAAATATGAGGTTATAGGTGATATTGTTCACATCTATCCCGACAATGCAATGGAGCTTTCAGAGTATCTGCTCATGGAATGTTCCCTGTCGAAGATAAGTGCAAGGCCAGCAACACTTGAGGATGTATTCCTCAAACTCACCGGCAGGAGTCTGAGAGAATGA
- a CDS encoding ABC transporter permease has protein sequence MNPMDYFRIPSISSRSFKVWQRNKDVFMKDIKLNFLPPFLEPILYLVALGFGLGKFVESIDGVPYARFIAPALIAVSVMYASFFECSYSSYVRMYYQKTFDAIIATPLTIEDVIAGELLWGATRSVINATVMIPVIALFGLIDLKYSLLIIPFAFFGGLLFAAIGMCFTAITPNIMSINYPVLLFITPMFLFSGTFFPLSALPVPIQYFATAFLPLTHIVNVIRTLSYGVLSSSLIFDVAWVLFVGMALLVLSINLMKRRLIV, from the coding sequence ATGAACCCGATGGATTATTTCAGGATTCCCTCTATAAGTTCAAGGTCATTTAAGGTATGGCAGAGGAACAAAGATGTTTTCATGAAAGACATCAAACTGAACTTCCTGCCTCCGTTCCTGGAACCTATATTGTATCTTGTGGCTCTTGGTTTTGGACTTGGGAAGTTCGTTGAGAGCATTGACGGAGTTCCTTATGCCCGGTTCATAGCTCCGGCACTGATAGCAGTTTCAGTGATGTATGCATCCTTTTTCGAGTGCAGTTACAGTTCTTACGTCAGGATGTATTACCAGAAAACCTTTGATGCTATTATTGCAACTCCGCTTACTATAGAGGATGTGATTGCAGGAGAACTGTTGTGGGGAGCTACCAGAAGCGTGATCAATGCCACAGTTATGATACCTGTCATAGCACTTTTTGGTTTGATCGACCTGAAGTACTCTCTTCTGATAATACCCTTCGCCTTTTTTGGAGGATTACTCTTTGCAGCCATAGGTATGTGTTTTACAGCCATCACTCCAAACATTATGTCTATTAACTATCCGGTGCTGTTATTCATTACACCGATGTTCCTTTTCAGTGGAACCTTTTTCCCCCTCAGTGCACTTCCTGTTCCTATACAGTATTTTGCAACGGCATTTCTTCCGCTGACCCATATTGTGAACGTTATAAGAACTCTTTCCTATGGAGTGCTAAGTTCATCTCTGATATTTGATGTTGCGTGGGTTTTGTTTGTAGGCATGGCTCTGCTGGTGCTTTCAATAAATCTAATGAAAAGAAGATTGATAGTCTGA
- a CDS encoding DUF5803 family protein yields MKKYFFLTLILLSIILFASGCVGDLVPVGENTTQNLSAYGFEVFLNNSYDNGTFIPTHTFYLSSNGSAKVVSILENQSVIKIIPLEDLSNQNSDIVSDVVVLGDISNNTNATPENFEYFASMSSPSYINYTISDDVIRGQKYVYINFEEPVTGFVAYTMNTALGQDFVYITTPPSVVRYVLPAGYTTGNSLIGKANPEPNEIYYDSNGRENLVWTNEVTTSSFLSLLGQYSSGNDTSVEPIPKLISVKFYTKDAPRDLTIAAAVLGFVALSVYLRFRNERKKLEKIRNEFESQLYSKKKGNGKN; encoded by the coding sequence ATGAAAAAATATTTTTTCCTGACATTGATCCTCTTAAGTATCATACTTTTCGCATCAGGTTGTGTAGGTGATCTTGTGCCCGTTGGTGAAAATACCACTCAGAATCTGTCTGCTTATGGGTTTGAAGTTTTCCTCAACAACAGTTATGACAATGGAACTTTTATTCCAACTCATACTTTTTATCTTTCAAGTAACGGTTCCGCAAAGGTAGTATCTATCCTTGAGAATCAATCGGTCATAAAAATAATTCCACTGGAAGACCTCAGTAATCAGAATAGTGATATCGTAAGTGATGTCGTGGTACTTGGAGATATTTCCAATAATACTAATGCCACACCGGAAAACTTTGAGTATTTCGCTTCCATGAGCTCGCCTTCCTATATTAATTACACAATTTCAGATGATGTGATCAGAGGGCAGAAATACGTATACATCAACTTTGAAGAGCCAGTGACAGGATTTGTAGCTTATACGATGAACACTGCTCTTGGTCAGGATTTTGTATATATCACAACACCTCCGTCAGTTGTCCGTTATGTTCTTCCAGCGGGCTATACTACCGGCAATTCCCTGATCGGAAAAGCGAACCCTGAACCAAATGAGATCTACTATGATTCGAATGGAAGGGAGAATCTTGTCTGGACCAATGAAGTTACAACAAGCAGTTTTCTGAGCTTGCTTGGCCAGTATTCATCAGGGAATGATACATCTGTTGAACCTATCCCAAAGCTTATCAGTGTGAAGTTCTACACGAAAGATGCTCCAAGGGATCTGACAATAGCTGCTGCTGTACTGGGATTTGTCGCCCTTTCGGTTTATTTAAGATTCAGGAATGAAAGGAAGAAACTGGAAAAAATACGCAATGAATTTGAAAGCCAGTTATATTCCAAAAAGAAAGGCAATGGTAAGAATTGA
- a CDS encoding MBL fold metallo-hydrolase — translation MKITLLGTGDATGTPVIGCNCPTCQDALKGTKSQRTRFAVLVESSEGTVLIDSGPDLRYQLLKAGTRHIDGVIWTHGHYDHFAGFAEFHRVQYNVDVYGLPETLEYILGYLQFLHPKKHEREMYEPFNLIGLEFTLFEVIHPPVKKSIGVMIREGDTKVVITGDTQREIPQKSIDLIMEPDLLIADAIVPPTVEVKKHMNTVEAFDLANEIKAKEVIFTHLSHFFAPHEEAIKEYPLGYDGMTFEFPEK, via the coding sequence ATGAAAATAACACTTCTGGGAACCGGTGACGCTACCGGAACCCCTGTTATAGGTTGTAATTGTCCCACATGTCAGGATGCACTGAAAGGCACTAAAAGCCAGAGAACAAGATTTGCAGTCCTTGTGGAGTCTTCTGAGGGAACTGTCCTTATTGACAGCGGACCGGATCTCAGGTACCAGTTACTCAAAGCAGGAACAAGGCACATAGACGGAGTGATCTGGACACATGGTCACTATGATCACTTTGCAGGTTTTGCCGAGTTCCACAGGGTGCAGTACAATGTTGATGTCTATGGACTTCCTGAAACACTGGAATACATTTTAGGTTATCTTCAATTCCTTCATCCTAAAAAGCATGAAAGAGAAATGTACGAACCTTTCAATCTCATCGGACTGGAATTCACACTTTTTGAAGTAATACATCCTCCGGTGAAGAAATCCATTGGGGTGATGATCCGGGAAGGCGACACGAAAGTTGTCATTACAGGAGACACCCAGAGAGAGATTCCTCAAAAGAGTATCGATCTTATAATGGAACCCGATCTTCTTATTGCAGATGCGATTGTGCCTCCGACAGTCGAAGTCAAAAAGCATATGAATACAGTAGAAGCTTTTGACCTTGCAAACGAGATAAAAGCAAAGGAAGTCATATTCACTCACCTGAGTCACTTTTTTGCTCCACATGAGGAAGCCATCAAGGAGTATCCACTTGGGTATGATGGCATGACATTTGAGTTCCCTGAAAAATAA